In the genome of Cutibacterium equinum, one region contains:
- a CDS encoding DedA family protein, translating into MSPALGIVDGVPDEMSTAAAGEKDSFAVAATALAVAEADLEKAVGDDSAEEEEWWKADGMPWNHKPGRSDYWCMGWIGFLGIFSLAMLPLRGWLLGLDPPILMGITGSRTGAAATGALASVNEAPHWLWWLLLGSIMSIKLDWVYWWAGKLWGRGMIGVWAGRSERSRRRYEQAEEWARKLGWLGVLVAYVPIPLPIMPVVFVLTGASAMKVKWFVALDFVAATVWNLGYLALGWGVGDPIVDALKYYAKIANWVAIALLVVILAPIFLKTKKKAQ; encoded by the coding sequence TTGTCACCGGCTCTGGGTATTGTCGACGGCGTGCCAGACGAGATGAGTACTGCCGCTGCGGGGGAGAAGGATTCCTTCGCCGTCGCCGCCACCGCCCTTGCGGTGGCCGAGGCCGACCTGGAAAAGGCCGTCGGCGACGACTCCGCCGAAGAGGAGGAGTGGTGGAAGGCCGACGGGATGCCGTGGAACCACAAGCCAGGCCGCTCCGACTACTGGTGCATGGGCTGGATCGGCTTCCTCGGCATCTTCTCGTTGGCCATGCTCCCGCTGCGCGGTTGGCTACTCGGACTTGACCCGCCGATCCTCATGGGGATCACCGGGTCCCGAACCGGTGCGGCCGCGACCGGGGCTCTGGCATCGGTCAATGAGGCCCCGCACTGGTTGTGGTGGCTGTTGCTGGGTTCGATCATGTCGATCAAACTCGACTGGGTGTATTGGTGGGCCGGCAAGTTGTGGGGCCGCGGGATGATCGGGGTCTGGGCCGGACGATCAGAGCGCTCTCGACGTCGTTACGAGCAGGCTGAGGAGTGGGCTCGCAAACTCGGCTGGCTGGGAGTTCTCGTTGCCTACGTCCCCATCCCGTTGCCCATCATGCCGGTGGTCTTCGTCCTGACGGGTGCCTCTGCGATGAAGGTGAAGTGGTTCGTCGCGCTGGACTTCGTCGCCGCGACCGTCTGGAACCTCGGTTACCTAGCCCTGGGCTGGGGAGTGGGTGACCCCATCGTCGACGCACTGAAGTATTACGCGAAGATTGCGAACTGGGTGGCCATTGCCCTGCTCGTCGTCATCCTCGCCCCGATCTTCCTCAAGACCAAGAAGAAGGCCCAGTGA
- a CDS encoding ABC transporter permease, which produces MKVSGLYSGNIRAVVARGLIMTRKQSFGIVFSGIVEPIFYLLAMGVGMGELMGSVTGPGGQPISYAAYIAPALLATAAMNGAVYDSTWGVFFKVNYSKLYQTMLQTSLGPLDVALGEIFMALLRGMLYALSFMVFLVAMGLATSWWAVLMVPSALLIALGFASFGMGVTSFLKTFQQMDLINFIMLPMFLLSATFYPITVYPKAVQWIIEVMPLWHGVEMMRQLSVGHVTTVTGAHAIYFVAMTVLGTWLTASRLRALFLN; this is translated from the coding sequence ATGAAGGTCTCCGGACTCTACTCAGGCAACATCCGAGCCGTCGTGGCTCGCGGCCTGATCATGACCCGTAAACAGAGCTTCGGAATCGTCTTCTCCGGGATCGTGGAACCGATCTTCTACCTACTGGCGATGGGGGTCGGCATGGGCGAGCTGATGGGCTCGGTCACCGGCCCGGGTGGGCAACCCATCTCCTACGCCGCCTACATAGCTCCCGCCCTACTGGCCACTGCAGCGATGAACGGGGCGGTTTACGACTCCACGTGGGGAGTCTTCTTCAAGGTCAATTACTCCAAGCTCTACCAAACGATGCTGCAGACCTCCCTGGGGCCGTTGGACGTGGCTCTGGGCGAGATCTTCATGGCTTTGCTGCGTGGAATGCTCTACGCGCTCTCCTTCATGGTGTTCCTGGTCGCGATGGGCCTGGCGACGAGCTGGTGGGCCGTCTTGATGGTGCCATCGGCGCTCCTCATCGCCCTCGGGTTCGCATCCTTCGGGATGGGGGTGACGAGCTTCCTCAAGACCTTCCAACAGATGGACCTGATCAACTTCATCATGCTGCCGATGTTCCTGCTGTCAGCCACCTTCTATCCGATCACCGTGTATCCAAAGGCCGTGCAATGGATCATCGAGGTCATGCCCTTGTGGCATGGCGTTGAAATGATGAGACAGTTGTCAGTGGGCCATGTCACGACCGTCACGGGTGCGCACGCGATCTACTTCGTCGCAATGACGGTACTGGGCACCTGGTTGACGGCCTCAAGACTGCGGGCGCTCTTCCTGAACTGA
- a CDS encoding ABC transporter permease, whose protein sequence is MTTTHQEPLLVNRGTPITPNEMARRTQRWGFWPVCRWYFAQAKSYVWSIIVSAIGTPLLYLFAMGLGLGSLVDANHKTVGGVPYLHFVTPALMVTTVAIGVLSELTYPIMDGFTWQRLYHGPVATPVTPGQVALGQHIGVMIRMLLQSLFFWAAGLAFGAFPHTARSLVGVPITVLTASALGAPLQAFSATRDDEGASFSLVERFVVLPMTLFAGTYFPLDVLPMSLRWIGWISPIWHGTELARDVSYTHGEPIWLVCVHVVFLAILSVGGLMASRRIYTRRLVG, encoded by the coding sequence ATGACGACCACCCACCAGGAACCACTTCTCGTCAACCGAGGCACCCCCATCACTCCCAACGAGATGGCTCGTCGCACTCAACGGTGGGGATTCTGGCCCGTGTGCCGCTGGTATTTCGCACAAGCAAAGTCCTACGTCTGGTCGATCATCGTGTCGGCCATCGGTACTCCGCTGCTCTACTTGTTCGCGATGGGGTTGGGACTAGGTTCCCTCGTTGACGCCAATCACAAGACTGTCGGCGGGGTGCCGTACCTGCACTTCGTGACACCGGCATTGATGGTCACGACCGTCGCCATCGGAGTGCTGAGCGAACTCACCTACCCCATCATGGACGGGTTCACCTGGCAGCGGCTATACCACGGCCCGGTGGCGACCCCCGTCACCCCTGGTCAGGTTGCCCTCGGCCAGCACATCGGAGTGATGATCCGGATGCTGTTGCAGTCACTGTTCTTCTGGGCTGCCGGCCTTGCATTCGGCGCTTTCCCCCACACAGCGAGGTCGCTGGTCGGCGTACCCATCACCGTGCTGACGGCATCCGCTCTGGGAGCGCCTCTCCAGGCCTTCTCTGCCACCCGTGACGACGAAGGTGCCAGTTTCTCGTTAGTCGAAAGGTTCGTCGTCCTCCCGATGACCCTGTTCGCCGGCACCTACTTCCCTCTTGACGTCCTACCGATGTCCTTGCGCTGGATCGGATGGATATCCCCCATCTGGCACGGGACAGAACTGGCCCGAGACGTCAGCTACACCCATGGCGAACCGATCTGGCTGGTGTGTGTCCACGTCGTCTTCTTGGCAATCCTGTCAGTCGGCGGCCTCATGGCGTCACGGCGGATCTACACCCGAAGGTTGGTGGGCTGA
- a CDS encoding ABC transporter ATP-binding protein: MTQPVIVAEGLRKTYGDFTAVDGIDFEVASGESFGLLGPNGAGKSTTMRMIGGTLGRTSGKLTVMGLDPQAEGPHVRAHLGVVAQQDNLDEDLTVTDNLIVYGRYFGLKTSWLKRKAVDLLEFVELTEKANNKVKTLSGGMKRRLTIARGLINEPSVLLLDEPTTGLDPQARHILWDRLFRLKEEGVTLVVTTHFMDEAEQLCDRLIVVDHGRIMAHGTPADLINQYCSREVLEVRFGSGRNTEILEQLSHIGVRQEVLPDRILVYAEDGDAALTQIVDEGLNPRTSLVRRTSLEDVFLTLTGRSLIE; this comes from the coding sequence GTGACCCAACCCGTCATCGTCGCCGAAGGCTTGCGCAAGACTTACGGTGATTTCACAGCCGTCGACGGCATCGACTTCGAGGTCGCCAGCGGGGAGTCCTTCGGCCTGCTCGGCCCCAATGGCGCCGGAAAGTCCACCACGATGCGGATGATCGGGGGAACTCTCGGACGCACCAGCGGAAAGCTGACGGTCATGGGACTCGATCCCCAGGCCGAAGGGCCCCACGTTCGAGCCCATCTCGGGGTTGTCGCCCAGCAGGACAACCTCGACGAGGATCTCACCGTCACTGACAATCTCATCGTCTACGGACGCTACTTCGGGTTGAAGACCTCCTGGCTCAAGCGCAAGGCAGTCGACCTGCTGGAGTTCGTCGAATTGACCGAAAAGGCGAACAACAAGGTCAAGACCTTGTCAGGCGGTATGAAACGGCGTCTGACGATCGCGCGGGGATTGATCAACGAACCATCGGTTCTTCTTCTCGACGAACCAACCACCGGGTTGGATCCGCAGGCCCGACACATCCTCTGGGATCGCCTGTTCCGGCTCAAGGAAGAGGGAGTCACTCTCGTCGTCACGACCCACTTCATGGATGAGGCCGAGCAGCTGTGCGACCGTCTCATTGTCGTCGATCACGGGCGCATCATGGCCCACGGGACCCCTGCTGACCTCATCAACCAATACTGCTCCCGCGAGGTCCTCGAGGTGAGGTTCGGGTCCGGGCGCAATACCGAGATTCTCGAGCAGCTGAGCCACATCGGTGTTAGGCAAGAGGTCCTTCCCGACCGGATCCTCGTCTATGCCGAGGACGGTGACGCGGCGCTGACCCAGATCGTCGACGAGGGGCTCAACCCACGCACATCCCTGGTACGACGCACCAGTCTGGAAGATGTCTTCCTCACCCTCACGGGACGGTCTCTCATCGAATGA
- a CDS encoding O-acetyl-ADP-ribose deacetylase, with the protein MATIRIVRSDITTLDVDAVVNAANRQLAGGGGVDGAIHRAAGPELSTACRKLRETTLPDGLPTGDSVATTAGNMPARWVIHTVGPVWAKTIDKSDQLASCYRTSLQVADEIGARSVAFPTISAGVYGYPMDEATRIAVETCRQADTKVDTIYLVAFNDEAEAGYRAALENQR; encoded by the coding sequence ATGGCCACGATCCGGATAGTGCGTTCTGATATCACCACCCTCGACGTCGACGCCGTCGTCAATGCCGCGAATCGGCAACTGGCTGGCGGCGGAGGTGTGGACGGGGCCATTCATCGAGCCGCCGGCCCAGAACTATCGACGGCCTGCCGCAAGCTGCGTGAGACGACCCTTCCGGACGGCCTGCCCACGGGAGACTCGGTGGCCACCACAGCCGGGAACATGCCCGCACGGTGGGTCATCCACACCGTGGGACCGGTCTGGGCCAAGACCATCGACAAGTCCGATCAGCTCGCCTCCTGCTACCGCACCAGCCTGCAGGTGGCTGACGAGATCGGTGCCAGAAGCGTCGCATTCCCGACCATCTCTGCCGGGGTCTACGGCTACCCCATGGACGAGGCCACCCGGATTGCCGTGGAAACCTGTCGGCAAGCCGACACCAAGGTGGACACGATCTACCTCGTGGCCTTCAATGATGAGGCTGAGGCTGGCTACCGGGCCGCCCTCGAGAACCAGCGATAA
- a CDS encoding histidine phosphatase family protein produces the protein MTRIVLVRHGQSTWNLEHRIQGQTMDVPLTRRGHRQASEAGRRVAELVPRHTLLLSSDQTRAMQTAQRVGREIASTPKPDARLREQYLGDMEGKLSSELHEMPVPEGADIAEIGWGGGESLLDVWRRCRDLLDELARNPPEALVMVSHGDTLRVMLSALSGGTHRDCDYSLSLTNGIVITRDVDLTSLVASLPRH, from the coding sequence ATGACTCGAATCGTCCTGGTGCGCCACGGTCAGTCCACCTGGAACCTGGAGCACCGCATTCAGGGGCAGACGATGGACGTCCCCCTGACCAGGCGAGGTCATCGTCAGGCCAGTGAGGCCGGACGCAGGGTCGCCGAGCTGGTTCCTCGTCACACCCTCTTGCTGAGTTCGGACCAGACGCGGGCCATGCAAACCGCTCAGCGTGTGGGTCGGGAGATTGCCTCGACCCCGAAGCCTGACGCCCGGTTGCGGGAACAGTACCTGGGTGACATGGAAGGAAAACTGTCCAGCGAGCTGCACGAGATGCCCGTTCCTGAAGGTGCCGACATCGCAGAGATCGGCTGGGGTGGCGGGGAGTCCCTCCTCGATGTCTGGCGGCGCTGTCGCGATCTGCTGGACGAGCTCGCCCGGAATCCCCCCGAGGCGCTCGTCATGGTCAGCCACGGGGACACCCTGCGCGTCATGCTGTCGGCACTGTCTGGCGGCACCCACCGCGACTGCGACTACTCCCTCTCCCTGACCAACGGAATCGTCATCACTCGCGATGTGGATCTCACAAGCCTCGTCGCCTCCCTGCCCCGACACTGA
- a CDS encoding ABC transporter ATP-binding protein yields MNETAVVVEDLVKTFPTGGEPLRAVDHINFTIQQGEVVAFLGPNGAGKTTTIDMLLGITAPTSGRVELMGLDAEKGARSGRVSAVQQTRGLLDDFTVHETMRVVGSTFKLPRSRIDEQMRVWGLEDYASRKVRKCSGGQQQRLRFALAMLPDPDLLLLDEPTMGLDVDGRRHFWSQMHQAADEGRTIIFATHYLGEAEEFADRVILINHGKIIADGPIAEVRASVSGSTVTAVWPGVDAAILDRLPHVNHYDVKSDTIAFTTDESDDLVRHLLNHTEAHDVLVARTTLEDAFLSLTSESNDQTEDAS; encoded by the coding sequence ATGAACGAGACAGCGGTGGTCGTTGAGGACCTCGTCAAGACCTTCCCCACCGGGGGAGAGCCTCTGAGGGCAGTCGACCACATCAATTTCACGATTCAGCAAGGTGAGGTTGTCGCCTTCCTCGGTCCCAACGGTGCTGGAAAGACGACGACCATCGACATGCTGCTGGGAATCACCGCCCCGACCTCCGGTCGCGTCGAGTTGATGGGACTAGACGCCGAGAAGGGGGCCCGCTCCGGCCGGGTCTCGGCGGTACAACAGACCCGTGGTTTGCTCGACGACTTCACTGTGCACGAGACGATGCGGGTCGTCGGTTCGACCTTCAAGCTCCCGCGCTCCCGAATCGACGAGCAGATGCGAGTCTGGGGGCTGGAGGATTACGCCTCCCGGAAAGTGAGGAAGTGTTCCGGCGGTCAGCAACAGCGATTGCGCTTCGCCCTGGCGATGCTGCCCGATCCGGATCTTCTGTTGCTCGATGAGCCCACAATGGGTCTCGACGTGGACGGAAGGCGTCACTTCTGGTCACAGATGCACCAGGCCGCCGACGAGGGGCGCACCATCATCTTCGCCACCCACTACCTCGGTGAGGCCGAGGAGTTTGCTGACCGGGTCATCCTCATCAATCACGGCAAGATCATCGCTGACGGGCCGATCGCCGAGGTCCGTGCCTCGGTTTCGGGGTCTACGGTCACTGCTGTGTGGCCCGGCGTCGACGCTGCCATCCTCGACCGTCTGCCTCACGTCAATCACTACGACGTCAAGTCCGACACCATCGCCTTCACCACCGACGAATCCGACGACCTGGTGCGCCATTTGCTCAACCACACCGAGGCCCACGACGTGCTGGTTGCTCGCACCACCTTGGAGGACGCATTTCTCTCGCTTACCAGTGAGAGCAACGACCAGACAGAGGATGCATCATGA
- a CDS encoding ABC transporter permease translates to MNATYALLDIRRMVRTPAIVIFAFVMPVAMYVLFGAIQNYGNLPVPHGNVKATVMASLALYGAATAASGLGASSALEQDAGWGRQLATTPMTQGKYLLTKVVAIQIVAAVPVALVLLVGALSGARIDGIGWLWTFLLAWVCCIPYTVFGLAIAMFIRNENAATLVSFFVLAFAFLGNVFMPLGGFMLKLSRFTPLWGVNLLPRWPIMGGYEMTIHEPVEVNLSYAIMSAVVWAGVFAVLAWLASRRHQDR, encoded by the coding sequence ATGAATGCCACCTACGCCCTTCTCGACATTCGCCGAATGGTTCGCACCCCGGCGATCGTCATCTTTGCTTTTGTCATGCCGGTTGCGATGTATGTGCTCTTCGGTGCGATCCAGAACTATGGGAACCTCCCGGTGCCCCACGGAAACGTCAAGGCCACGGTGATGGCATCGTTGGCCCTCTATGGCGCAGCCACCGCTGCCTCAGGTCTGGGGGCCTCGTCGGCTCTGGAACAAGACGCCGGGTGGGGACGTCAGTTGGCGACCACGCCGATGACCCAAGGGAAGTATCTCCTGACTAAGGTCGTCGCGATCCAGATCGTCGCTGCCGTTCCGGTAGCCCTTGTGCTGCTCGTCGGTGCCCTGTCGGGGGCGCGTATCGACGGTATCGGCTGGCTGTGGACCTTCCTGCTGGCATGGGTGTGCTGCATTCCCTACACCGTCTTCGGTCTGGCAATTGCCATGTTCATCCGCAACGAGAACGCCGCAACTCTGGTGTCCTTCTTCGTGCTGGCGTTCGCCTTTCTCGGCAACGTCTTTATGCCCCTGGGCGGGTTCATGCTTAAGCTTTCCCGCTTCACTCCGCTGTGGGGGGTCAATCTGCTGCCACGTTGGCCGATCATGGGAGGATACGAGATGACGATCCATGAGCCGGTCGAGGTCAACCTCTCCTATGCCATCATGAGCGCAGTGGTGTGGGCTGGTGTCTTCGCCGTGCTGGCATGGCTGGCCTCCCGGCGTCACCAGGACCGCTGA
- a CDS encoding histidine kinase — protein sequence MRKRSRRSLSKRGARRTQTLYAGIWTVFLVYPIEHIAGNPELVTSQRVLGLVSIGLFVLIYLVGFWLGIDTLDTWFSRRWMPRWPWAFLAVLCVLNAGVAVVDPTAAMEMFAYPLAFTLFLMPASAVLTVLVLEVAAILVARIVNDQQQGWLMAVPSMAMILAAGFISRVWDNNRLEQDKQHKIEATYAERERIASDVHDLLGQSLTVMSMKAELIGRLIDIDPEAAKDQAEDLHTLSREALGQVRGLVSDLNEADLDSQLATAATALATADISLRIRDERTGESEHDAVRGWVLREAVTNVVRHSQAKHCWIELSDDVMCITDDGIGVGDAKEGSGRAGMRRRVESIGGRLDIGPGDNGRGTKVVVS from the coding sequence ATGCGCAAACGGTCCAGACGCTCGCTGTCGAAACGGGGCGCGCGCAGGACTCAGACCCTGTACGCCGGGATCTGGACGGTCTTCCTCGTCTATCCGATCGAGCACATCGCTGGCAACCCCGAGCTCGTGACCTCCCAGCGGGTTCTCGGGTTGGTGTCCATCGGGCTGTTCGTGCTCATCTACCTGGTCGGATTCTGGTTGGGCATCGACACCTTGGACACTTGGTTCTCGCGGCGCTGGATGCCGCGGTGGCCCTGGGCGTTTCTTGCCGTGTTGTGCGTGCTCAATGCGGGGGTGGCAGTCGTCGATCCGACAGCGGCCATGGAAATGTTCGCCTATCCGCTGGCCTTCACCCTCTTCCTGATGCCGGCATCGGCAGTCCTGACGGTTCTCGTGCTCGAGGTCGCCGCAATCCTGGTCGCCCGGATCGTCAACGACCAGCAACAGGGGTGGCTCATGGCAGTGCCGTCGATGGCCATGATTCTGGCGGCTGGATTCATCAGTCGGGTGTGGGACAACAACCGGCTCGAGCAGGACAAGCAGCACAAGATCGAGGCCACCTATGCCGAGCGGGAGAGGATCGCCTCGGACGTCCACGACCTGCTCGGCCAGAGCCTCACGGTGATGTCGATGAAGGCTGAACTCATCGGCAGGCTCATCGACATCGACCCTGAGGCTGCCAAGGACCAGGCCGAGGACTTGCACACGCTGAGTCGGGAGGCCTTGGGGCAGGTTCGAGGCTTGGTCAGTGACCTCAACGAGGCAGATCTGGACTCTCAGCTCGCCACCGCCGCGACGGCCCTGGCGACAGCCGATATCTCTCTGAGGATCCGTGACGAGCGGACTGGCGAGTCTGAGCACGATGCTGTGCGAGGATGGGTGCTGCGGGAGGCCGTCACCAATGTCGTCCGCCATTCGCAGGCCAAGCACTGTTGGATCGAGCTGTCCGACGATGTGATGTGTATCACCGATGATGGCATCGGGGTCGGTGACGCCAAGGAAGGTTCCGGTCGGGCCGGAATGAGACGTCGGGTTGAGAGTATCGGTGGACGGCTGGACATCGGGCCGGGGGACAATGGCCGGGGTACCAAGGTGGTGGTGTCATGA
- a CDS encoding response regulator transcription factor produces MTTCDEPIKLVLADDQTLVLGALVALLSLEPDIEVVGQCSRGDEVVSTVEELCPDVLLLDIEMPGMDGIEVAGRLAEADVKILIVTTFRRPGYLRRAMDAGVAGFLVKDTPASELAQAVRKVHQGGRVIDPALAAESLLDGYNPLTQREQMVLREAESGEPIAVIAKRLSLSAGTVRNHVSSAIAKTNSVNRAQAVAEARRRGWL; encoded by the coding sequence ATGACAACCTGTGATGAGCCGATCAAGCTCGTTCTCGCCGACGATCAGACCTTGGTGCTCGGTGCCCTCGTCGCCCTGCTCTCCCTGGAACCCGACATCGAGGTGGTCGGGCAGTGCAGTCGCGGAGATGAGGTCGTATCGACGGTCGAGGAGCTTTGTCCCGACGTGCTGCTCCTCGACATCGAGATGCCCGGTATGGATGGCATCGAGGTGGCCGGCCGTTTGGCTGAGGCTGACGTCAAGATTCTCATCGTCACCACGTTCCGACGCCCGGGATATCTGCGACGGGCCATGGATGCCGGGGTGGCCGGATTCCTCGTCAAGGACACCCCCGCTTCTGAATTGGCCCAGGCGGTGCGCAAGGTGCATCAAGGCGGTCGCGTCATCGATCCCGCCTTGGCTGCGGAATCTCTGCTCGACGGATACAACCCGTTGACGCAAAGGGAGCAGATGGTACTGCGGGAGGCGGAGTCGGGAGAGCCGATCGCCGTCATCGCCAAGAGGCTTTCCCTGTCCGCCGGGACGGTGCGCAACCACGTCTCCTCAGCGATCGCCAAGACCAACAGCGTCAACCGAGCCCAGGCAGTTGCCGAAGCCAGAAGACGCGGCTGGTTGTGA